In Arthrobacter sp. MN05-02, the genomic stretch GGCGTGCAGATGTGGAGCACGTCGATACCGACGTCCGAGAGCATGTCCTCGAGCGACGTCGAACGGGAGCCGATGCCGTACGCCTCGGCGAAGTCCGCGAGGTGCTGCTCCGAGGGATCCGCAGCTGCGACCAGGTCCACTCCGGGCAGGAGGCGTAGCGCTCGGGCGTGGAGGTGGGCCACCCCGCCGGTGCCCAGGATGGCCGCCCTGAGCGGCCTCGTCGGCGCGGCCTCGGACCCGGAAGCGGGAGCGGCAGCGGACCCGGGAGCGGACGCGGCGACTGGACTCGGCAGGGGCACGGAGACCTCCATCTTCGGCAGGGTTGCGGTCTCCGGAACACTAACAGAGAAAGCGCTTACCGAGCCGGGGAGGCGCGCGCCGGCGCCCTCCGGCGTCATGCAACAATGGCCCTTTCCGCAATTCACAGGGGCGTGGCCCGACGCCGCCGCCCACATCATCAGGAGTGCACGCAATGTCTGCACCGGCAAGCAAGAGTCCCGCGACGCTGCACGACGTCGCCAGGGAGGCGGGAGTCTCGCTCGCGACGGCATCGCGGTCCCTGAACGGCAGCGCGCGAAAGGTGAACGAGGCCTACCGGCAGCGCGTGGTCGAAGCGGCCCAGCGGCTCGGCTACACCACCAACCTCTTCGCGCAGGCCGTGGCCAAGGGCAGCACCACCACGGTGGCCCTGCTCGTGGCCGACATAGCGGACCCGTACTTCTCCAGTATCGCCGCGGGAGTGATCGATGCGGCGAGCGAGGAGGGGCTCGTGGTGACGATCGCCGTCACGGGCCGCAATGCCGAGCGTGAGCTCGACACGGTGCGGGCCCTGCGTGGGCAGCGTCCGCGCGTCATGATCCTCGCGGGTTCACGGACCACCGGCTCCGCCTTCGAGCAGCACCTGCGGGCCGAACTCTCCTCCTTCGAGGACACGGGCGGCAAGGTCGCCTTCATCAGCCAGGACGCCGCACCGTTCGCGACCGTCCTCCTGGACAACCGCGGCGGCGCGCGTCACCTCGCCGTCACCCTGGCGGGGCTCGGCTACCGGGACTTCGCCGTCATCGCCGGACCACCCGAGATCAGGACCTCCGCGGAACGCCTGGACGGCTTCACGGCGGGACTGGCGGAGCACGGCATCTCCCTTCCCCCCGAGCGCGTCGTCCACGCCGACTTCACGCGCGACGGCGGCTACCGCGGCACGCAGGAACTGCTCGCCTCGGGAGCGCCCGTGGACCTGGTCTTCGCCGCCAACGACGTCATGGCCGTCGGCGTCGTGTCCGCCCTGCGCGACGCGGGGATCGTGCCCGGCGAAGGGGTCGGGGTGGCAGGTTACGACGACATCCCGACGGTCCGCGACATCACGCCGGCCCTGACCACCGTGCGCATCCCCCTCGAGGACGTCGGACGGCGCGCCCTCCAGCTCGCGACGGGAACGGCCTACGACGGCGGCACCGCGGAGGCCGGCGCGGGTCCCGCCCCCATCTCCACGGAGACGATCATCCGGGGCAGTACGCCTCGTCGTTAGGACCGGACATCACAGGGGCAGGATCGGCCCCGGGTCGGCCGTCCGGCCGGCCAGTTTCGCGACGTCGTCGAGCGGCAGTTCGGCGACCTCGGCGACGACCTCGATGTCCTCGCCGTGGCTGAGCGCCTCGGTCACGGCTTCCTTCAGGATCAGTTCGGCGCGGTCGAGCTCGAACTCGACATCCTCCTTGTCCGCTGCTGCGACGCGGATCTTCTGCAGATCACCGTTTGTCATGGCGTTGCGCGTACCTCACTTCCTGGCTCGACGGCATCGACTCCGGCACACCTCCTCCGGGCGGTGCCCGGACGGCTCGTCCGGGGCGCGGTGTCGGTGGCGTCGTCGCGACAATCCTAACCAGACACCTGCGTGCACGACATGAAGAGCAGGTGACGGGTGCCTTGCCACGGGGTGGACCGGCCCCGCACCGAGCCGAGCGGCCTTCCCGGCGTCCACCGCCGACCCGCGCTCGGCGTCCCCCGCAACAATCATCGTCGTTCCGGCGCCCGATCCGCTTCGACCCGGCTAGGATGGGACCAGCGGATCGGCGGCAACGTGCGATCGTGGTCTAGCAGAAGGCCCGTGGCGCCGGGATCAAGCCCGGCATGACGTTCGAGGCTACCGATGGACCTTTTTCCCCCCTCCAACGAGTTGGGCGCGACGCTCGGTCGCATCCGCGGACTGGTGCTCACGCAGGAGACGGCGCAGCACGCCGTCGATCTCCTCGCGCAGGTCACGCAGGAGACGACATCGAACGCGTCGGGCGCGGGCGTGTCACTCATCCACGAGTCGCAGCGGACCAGCGTGGGTGCGACGGACGCGCTCGTGCGCACCGCCGACGACCTGCAGTACACCCTGTCCGAGGGCCCGTGCCTGACGGCATGGTCCACGCGGTCGCCGGTGACGATCGACGACACGACCATCGACGTGCGGTTCCCGCAGTGGAGCGCGGCGGCGGCCGGCGCGGGCGTGCGGTCCTGCTTCAGCGTGCCCCTCCTCAGGGGCCGCGACTCCCTCGGCGCCATGAAGGTGTATTCGACCGTCCCCGCTGCGTTCGACGACGCCGACCGTGCCCGCCTCACGAGCCTGTCGATCGCCGCCTCCGCCCTGCTCGGACACGTGCAGACATCGGAGACGTCGACCCGCATCAGCAGTGAGTTGCGCGAGTCGCTGCGCTCGCGCGACCTCGTCGGCATAGCGAAGGGGATCCTCATGGAACGGGAAGGCCTCAGCGAGTCCGAGGCACTCGCAGCGCTGACAGCCCGCGCCCGCAGCACGGGGGTGCCGTTCCGACAGCTCACCGCGGACATCGTGAACGGCCACGGTGACCACGGGACGCGGGATGCGCTCCGATGACATTTCCCTACTCGGAGGAACAGCGAGCGCTGATCAACGCGGCCATCGTCGAGTCGGGATTCTCGACGGGTGAGGTGTGGCTCCACTACTTCTCGCTGAGCGGCGAGGTCGACGAGTACGAGGTGGAGGCGTACCTGGCAGGCCTGATGCCGATGCCCGCCCCCGAATGTGACCTGCTCGCCCTCGCCGTGAACGAGCTCATCGACGAGCTGCCGCCGAGGCGGCGCGCACCGTTCAGCGACGAGCTCGCCCGGGCGCATGCCGGAGCCGGGGACACCCCGACTCCGTGATCGAGTGTCGGACCCGCGGCATACCCTCGTCGCATGGCAGAACGACCGGGGTGGCACGGCATCCCTCCCAGCGCTGACAGGTTCATCCCACCGCTCCAGTACGACGCTCCTCCGAGCGGCATCACGGAGCCCCTGCGATCGCCCGCACTGTGGGTGGACCTCGACTACCCCGACGGCTCCACCTGCACCCGGAAGGGGTTCGCCATGGCGTGGACGGACACGGCCGTCCGGGCCCAGTGGATCGAGTACTCACGGGCGCGCGAAGCGTGGGTCGACGCCGCCCGGTGCCGGCGTCGGGACCTGAAGCCCTCGGCGGCGCACACCGCCTGAGAGTACCCGCCCGCAGGCTTCCGGCCGTCGCCCTCGTAGAGTGGGCGCATGGACAGACCGGTGTGGAACCTTGCGGTGCGCACAGGTGAGCGTGGCTAGGGCTGCCGGCTGGCACGGCCTCCCGCCGACCACGCATCGGTTCGTGGCCTCGCTCCAGCTCGAGGCGCCCGTCGAGGGGATCACCGAGTCCGTCTCCCCCGCACCGGCCCTCTGGGTGGAGCTCGAGTATCCCAACGGCTCCCGGCAGACCGTCCGTGCCTTCGCCATGGCGTGGACGGCTTCGGCGGTCCGCGCCCAATGGGTCGAATTCTCCATCGCCCGCGAGGCGTGGGTGCGCCCGGACCAGTGCACCCGACGCGAGATCCCGGGCCGTCCGGGCCCGGCCCGCTGACCCTCCCCTTCCGCTTATTGTCACGCCCTCCTTCTTCCCCTACACTCTGGGTAAGCGCTTTCCAAAACAGCGTCACCGCCGGAACCAAGGAGTATCAATGTCAACGAGGACAATCGGGATCATCATGAACGGCGTCTCCGGACGCATGGGATACCGCCAGCACCTTGTCCGTTCCATCCTCGCCATCCGCGACCAGGGCGGAGTCCTCCTCGCGGACGGCACCCGCGTCCAGGTCGAACCGATCCTCGTGGGCCGCAACGAGGTCAAGCTCGCCGAGCTCGCCGCGAAGCACGGCATCGAGCACTACTCCACCGACCTCGACAGCGTCCTCGCGGATCCCACCTGGGAGATCTACGCCGACTTCCTCGTCACTAAGGCGCGCTCCGCGGCGATCCGGAAGGCGATCGCCGCCGGCAAGGCCATCTACACCGAGAAGCCCACCGCCGAGACCGCCGAGGACGCCCTCGAACTCGCGAACCTGGCCGAGGCCGCCGGCATCAAGAACGGCGTGGTGCACGACAAGCTGTACCTCCCCGGCATGCAGAAGCTCAAGCGGCTCGTGGACTCCGGATTCTTCGGCCGCATCCTCTCCGTCCGCGGCGAGTTCGGCTACTGGGTCTTCGAAGGCGGCTGGCAGGACGCGCAGCGCCCCAGCTGGAACTACCGTGCGGAGGACGGCGGCGGGATCGTCGTCGACATGTTCCCGCACTGGAGCTACGTGCTGGAGAACCTCTTCGGCAAGGTCGAGTCCGTCTACGCCCGCGCCGTCACCCACATCGACGAGCGCGTCGACGAGCAGGGCCGCCCCTACCGCGCCACGGCCGACGACGCCGCCTACGCCGTGTTCGAGCTGGAGGGCGGCATCGTGGCCCAGCTCAACTCCAGCTGGACGGTCCGCGTGAACCGCGACGAACTCGTGCAGTTCCAGGTGGACGGCACGCACGGCTCCGCCGTCGTCGGGCTGTTCGGCTGCAAGATCCAGCCACGCAACGCGACCCCGAAGCCCGTCTGGAACCCCGACCTCGAGGACACGCACGACTACGACGCCGACTGGATCGACGTACCCACCAACGAGGTGTTCGAGAACGGCTTCAAGACCCAGTGGGAGGAGTTCCTGCGCCACGTGCTGGAGGACGGCCCTCACCCGTACGACTTCCTGGCCGGCGCACGCGGGATGTACCTCGCGGAGCAGGGGCTGGAGAGCTCGCGCACCGGGCGACGCCTCGACCTGCAGGATGTGCGCACCACCGCGTCCTCGCTCGAGGAAGCGATCACGCTGGCATGATCACGCTCGTCGATGCGGTCGGGGCCACCTCCACCGTCGAACTGAACCCCGCGCCGGCGTTCTCGAAGCCGGCGGCGCCCCTGAGCAGCCGCACGGTGTACGCGGCGGCGCACGTCGTGCCCCGGACCACGGCGGAGAACGTCCCCGGTTCGCCGGCCGACCTCGATTGGGACGCGACCCTCGCCTTCCGGCACCACCTGTGGTCGTGGGGCCTCGGCGTCGCGGATGCCATGGACACCGCGCAGCGCAACATGGGGCTCGACGCGGCAGCGACGCGCGAGCTCATCTCGCGCAGCGCCGCGGAAGCGCGCTCCGTGGACGGCGCCCTGGTGGTCGGGGTGAACACCGACCACATCGACGACGCCGTGATCGGGCTCGAGGCGGTCATCGACGCCTACAAGGAGCAGCTGCACTTCACCGAGGATGCCGGCGCCTCCGTGGTGCTCATGGCGAGCCGCCACCTCGCACGTGCCGCGCGTACCGCCGAGGACTACGAGAGGGTGTACTCGGAGGTCCTCGCCGCCGCCGGCGCCCCGGTGATCCTGCACTGGCTCGGCAGCGCGTTCGACCCCGAGCTGGGCAGCTACTTCGGCTCGTCGGACACCGACGCGGCGTCGTCGACCCTCCTCAAGATCATCGCGAACTCGCCCGACAAGGTGGCCGGTGTGAAGATGAGCCTGCTGAACGCGGACTCCGAGCGGGCCGTCCGCGCCCAGCTCAACGCCCCCGCCCGCATGTTCACCGGGGACGACTTCAACTACGTCTCCCTCATCGGCGGCGACGCCTCGGGCTACTCCGATGCACTCCTCGGTGCCTTCGCCGCCCTCGGTCCGCACGCCTCGGCAGCGGTCCAGGCGCTCGACGCCGAGGACGGTGCGGCCTACGAGCGGATCCTCGGCCCCACCGAAGCGCTGTCACGCCAGATCTTCTCGGCGCCCACGTTCTACTACAAGACGGGCGTGGCCTTCCTCAGCTGGCTCAACGGACACCAGGCCGGCTTCGGCATGGTCGGTGGCCTGCAGGCCGCCCGGAGCCTGCCGCACCTGTCGGAGATCGTCCGCCTCGCCAATGAGTGCGGGGCCCTCGAGCAGCCGGAGCTCGCCCTGAAACGCTGGCACGCGCTGCTGGCAGTGGGCGGGGTGGCAGCGTGAGCACGCCGAACGGACGCCTGTCCATCAATCAGGCCACCATCAAGTATGCTCCGCTCGCCGACGCCCTGCAGGTGACCGCCGACGCCGGGATCACCAGTATCGGACTGTGGCGCGACTCGGTGCAGGCCGCATCGCTGCCCGAGGCCGGGCGGCTGCTCGCGGACTCCGGACTGCGCTTCTCCAGCCTCTGCCGCGGCGGGTTCTTCACCGTACCGGAGGGGGGTGCACGGCGCGCGGCCATGGACGACAACCGGCGCGCGATCGAGGAGACCGCGCACCTCGCGGCCTCGGGTGCCCCCGGGTCTGTGGCGGTCCTCGTTATGGTGGCCGGCGGGATCCCGCAGGGTTCGAGGGACATCGCGGGTGCCCGCTCCATGGTGCAGGATGCCCTGGCCGAACTGGCTCCCGACGCCGAGGCGGCAGGTGTGACCCTCGCCCTGGAGCCACTCCACCCCATGTATGCCTCGGACCGCGCCGTCATCTCCACCCTCAAGCAGGCCCTCGACCTGGCCGCACCCTTCTCCCCCGCGGCCGTCGGCGTCGTGGTGGACACCTTCCACGTCTGGTGGGATCCCGAACTGTTCGCGCAGATCGAGCGGGCAGGCGCGGAGGGCCGGATCGCGAGCTACCAGGTGTGCGACTGGAAGACGCCGCTCGCGGCGGACGTCCTGCTCTCGCGCCACTACCCGGGGGACGGCGTCATCGATTTCGCCGCCATCACCCGGGCGGTGCAGGCGGCGGGATACGCCGGCGACATCGAGGTGGAGCTCTTCAACCAGGACATCTGGGACACTCCCCCGGCAGAAGCCGTCGCGCGCACGGTCGAGGGCTTCGAGGCCCACGTCTCCGCACACCTGGGCCTCCTGAGCGGCGACCTCCGCCGGTAGCATCGGCCTATGGAATCTACCGAGGTCGTCCGACGGTACTGGTCGTCGGTGTGGGGCAGGGACTGGAACGCGGTGGGCCGGACGCTCGCGGAGGACGTGGAGGTGTTCTGGCCCGTGACGCGCGAGGTCATCCGCGGCCGGGACAACATGGTGGCCGTGAACTCCGAGCATCCGAACGGGTGGAGCATCGACGTCCTCAACGTCTATGACGCCGGCGAGGTCGTGGTGTCCGAGGTCCAGGTGCCGCAGGAGGACGTCGGGATCTTCCGGGTCGTGTCCATCTGGACCGTGGCCGACGGCGTCATCACCTCGGGCCGCGAGTACTGGACGGTGTACGGCGGTGAGGAGGGCAGGGACTGGCGCCGCAAGTACGCGAACGTCGGAGACCTGCCCTCCTGAGGACCGCGAGGACGGTGCGGGACGCGCCGCCGCACGGCCGGTACTGGCAATAGTTCCGACCGCACCATATGCTAAGCATGCTGATGATTTGGTCAGTGACCGTACCCACCCCAGACAAGGGAGGCATGATGAGCACGAAGGTCGAAGAAACCGTTGTAGTGAATCTTCCAGTGACGACCGTGTACAACCAGTGGACGCAGTTCGAGGAGTTCCCGCACTTCATGGGCGGCATCAAGCAGATCACCCAGCTCGGTGATGACCGCCTCGAGTGGGTCGCGGAGATCGGCGGCATCCGCCGGCAGTGGGAGGCGAGGGTCCTCGAGCAGGTGCCCGACCGCAAGGTCTCCTGGGCTGCCACCGAGGGTGCCACCAATGCCGGTACCGTCTCCTTCGAGGACCTCGGCGGCACCACGCGCGTGAACCTCTCGCTCGAGTACGAGCCCGAGGGACTCGTCGAGAAGGTGGGCGACAAGCTCAACGTCGTGGAGAACCAGGCCAAGGCCGATCTGCACAGGTTCAAGGAATTCATCGAGTCGGAGAGCTACGCCACCGGCGCCTGGCGCGGGACGGTCGCCGGACAGCCCGGGACACCCACGGTGGACGACGCCGAGCAGTCTCGCGGCGACAGCGGGAAGGCCGGCGTATCCGGCAAGGTCGCGGCAGGAGTCGGGGTGGCCGCAGCGGCTGCCGTGGCCGGGGTGGCCGCGGCAGCAGCGAACAAGGGCAAGGAAGAAGAGGAGGAGACCGTGGTGGACACGGTTCCCGTCGTCGACGCCGCGCCCGTCGTCCCCGAGACCACACCGGTGGTCGACGACGTGGACGTCATCGACGTCGACCCCGTCCCCGCTGTGGACGGCGTCCCGGGCACCGGGGTCCCCTCCGAGAGCCAGGGCCTCCGGGATGACACCCTGGCCGACGGCGACCCGACGGATCGTCGAGGCACGCTGTAGTCGCAGGAAGCACCCAGGGGCCGGATTCCTTCGGGAGTCCGGCCCCTTCCCCGTCTCCGGCCGATCTCCTGAAGGGCGGGCGACGGACCGGGGAATTATGTGGTTGGCAACGTAGTTGTGTCCTTCACCAACCCACCACCCAGGAGAGCACCATGGACACCACGAGCGACACCACCACGAACCCCACGACCGACACGGACACCCTTCCCGCCGACCCGGCAGAGCAGCAGGGCGCGGAGGTGGTGACCATGAGGGCCCTCGTCCTCGACGGCTTCGGCTCGGAGGACGGCTTCGTACTGAGGGACGTCCCCTTCCCCGTCCCGGGAGCAGGCCAGGTCCGCATCCGCGTCCGCGCCATCGGCATCAACCCCCTCGAGACCAAGATCCGCAAGGGCTGGATGGCCGAGGTGATGCCGACGACCTTCCCCGCCATCCTCGGGAACGAACTCGCAGGCGTCGTCGACGGCGTGGGCGAGGGCGTGCAGGGGATCGCCGTCGGGGACCGCGTGGCAGGGTTCGCGGCGACCGGCTCCTATGCCGAATACGCGCTGAGCCGGGCCGACGCCGTCGCCCGGGTACCCGAAGACCTCAGCTTCGAGGATGCCGTCACCATCCCCACGGGCGCCGAGACCACCCGGCGCGCACTCGCTCCGCTGGGGATCACCAGGGGTGAGACCGTGGTCGTGAACGGCGCGGCGGGCGGTGTGGGAAGCATGGCGGTCCAGATCCTCGTCGCGGCGGGCGTGACCGTGATCGGGACGGCGGGCGAGGCGAACCACGAGTACCTCCGTTCCCTCGGCGCCATCCCCGTCAGCTACGGCGACGGCGTGGGCGAGCGGATCCATGCCGTGGCGAAGCAGGGGGTCGATGCGGTCTTCGACGTCGCAGGGCAGGGATTCATCCCCGTCGCGATCGACCTGGTGGGCGGCACGGAGCGCATCATCACCATCTCGGACTTCACCGCTCCGGCCCTCGGTGTGGCGGTCGCCGCCGGTGATCCGGGAAACCTGAAGGCGGACGGTTTCGCCGATGTGCTCGAGCTCGCTGCGCAGGGGAAGATCGCCACGCCGATCGCCCGCCTGTTCCCCTTCGGCGACCTCGTCGGGGCGCATCGCCTGAGCGAGACCGGCCACCTGCGCGGCAAGATCGTGGTTCAGGGCGTCTGAGGCGCCTCCAGGCCCGCCCGGTCCATCCCGTCGAGGATCTTCCGGGCGAGCCGGGTGAACTCGTCCTGCTCCTCGTCGGTCAACCCGGCCGCGACGGTCTCCTGGAGACGCGACCACGCCTCGGTGACCGGCCCGCGCAGGGCGCGTCCGGCGTCGGTGAGGAACACGAGGGTCACCCGCCCGTCCGTCGCCGACCTGCTCCGTGTGATGAGGCCCGCGGCCTCGAGCCGCCGGACGGACTTCGCGACGGTGGAATGATCGAGCCGCTGCGGCGCGCCGAGGGACTTCTGCGACAGTCCGTCCTGGTCCCACAACTGCATGAGCAGCAGCTCCTGTCCGGGGAAGAGTCCCAGTCCCCCCAGAAGGGAGGCGGCCAGCGATCGCTGCCCATGGCCGATCGCCAGGATCGCGGCACTCAGCGGATAGTCCCGCACGATCGGGGAACCCGGCTGGTCCCCCGCGGGTGGTTCTGTCGCCCTGTTCATCCCGTGGTCGTCACTCCTCGTGCACCGGCTCCCCGGTGACGCGGTGGTCCGCGTGGTTCATCCCCTCGAGGATGAGCCGGATGAGGTGCCCGTCGATGATGCTGTAGACGACGTTCCGGGCTTCCTTGCGCGTGGCCACGAGGCCCGAGAGCCGGAGCTTGGCGAGGTGCTGGCTGACCGCGGTGCGGTTGGCACCGGTGGCCGCGACCAGGGTACCGACGTCGGCCGGTCCCTGCGTGAGCAGCCAGAGGAGATGGAACCGCGTCGGGTCCGCCAGCATGCGGAAGGTGCCGGCGCCTGCCTCGAGCCGCTGCGGGTCCGGCGCTACCGGATGGACGAGGCTGGGAGCGGCGCCGTCATGGGCATGCCCAGGGTCCGGCTGTGCCGCCGTGCTGTTGCTGATGCCGGCCTCCCCTCGTCGATATCGACCGTGCCCCCTACGCTACCGGCCGGCGCGCGCTTCCGAACGCGCGGCAGGCGCGGTGCCGGCAGCAGGCCACGAGACCAGGGCGGCGACGGTACCACCGGTGGCCAGAACGGCGAGGCAGAGAGCGGCCACCGGCTGTCCCGCCGCTGCGCCGACCCAGCCCGCGATCGGATAGGTCAGCATGAAGCAGGCGTGGCTGAGCGAGAACTGCGCGGTGAAGAGAAAACCCCTCGTGGCATCGGTGGCCACGCGTCGCAGCAGCCTCGAGGAAGGAGTACTGATCATGGAGGTCCCGACGCCCAGGACCGTCCACAGTGCCAGGAAGAGCCACCACGGCGAGCCGGAGCCCGCCACGACCGCGGCACCCAGGACACCGGCGGGCAGGATGACCGCGCCGATCAGCATGAACGTCCGGTCGGGAATGCTCTCGAGGGCCCGAGGGGCCAGGAACGCCACGAGCATGGAACCCGCCCCGTAGACGGCCAGGGCCAGGGCGACGTCGGTGTTGGTGCCCGGGAACAGGTTCCGTGCGTACACCACGGTGTTGACGAGGACCAGGGCCGTGGCCGCGGCGACGACGAGGTTCAGCGCCAGCAGGCCGCGCAGGCTCGGCTCCTGCAGGAAGATCCGCGTGCCCAGTGTGGTGCGGTGCAGCAGCGAGCCCTGATCGGCGACCGCGGGGATCACCGGCAGGCGGGTGACGAGGACCATGAGGGAGGAGGCCAGGAACCCGAGCATCGTCCCGAGGAACAGGTCCGAGTACGACAGCACGGACAGCAGGGCCGCAGCGAGCAGTGGGCTGACGAGGGATTCGACGTCGTAGGCGAGCCGGGACAGCGAGAGCGCCCTGGTGTAGTCCTTCTCGGCCGGCAGGACCAGCGGGATCAGGGCCTGGAACGCCGGCGTGAAGGTCGCCGAGGCCGACTGGAGGAGAAAGACCAGGACGTAGACCTGCCAGACCTGGTCGAGGAAGGGAAGGCTGAGGGCGATCACGGCACGCACCCCGTCCGCGGCGACGAGGACCACCTTGCGGGGCAGGCGTTCGATCGCTGCCGCCATGACGGGCGCCACGAGGACGTAGGCGATCATCTTGATGGTGAGAGCCGTGCCGAGCACCGCGCCCGCCCGTTCTCCGGCCAGGTCGAAGGCCAGCAGTCCGAGCGCCACGGTGAGCAGCCCGGTGCCGAGG encodes the following:
- a CDS encoding oxidoreductase, giving the protein MDTTSDTTTNPTTDTDTLPADPAEQQGAEVVTMRALVLDGFGSEDGFVLRDVPFPVPGAGQVRIRVRAIGINPLETKIRKGWMAEVMPTTFPAILGNELAGVVDGVGEGVQGIAVGDRVAGFAATGSYAEYALSRADAVARVPEDLSFEDAVTIPTGAETTRRALAPLGITRGETVVVNGAAGGVGSMAVQILVAAGVTVIGTAGEANHEYLRSLGAIPVSYGDGVGERIHAVAKQGVDAVFDVAGQGFIPVAIDLVGGTERIITISDFTAPALGVAVAAGDPGNLKADGFADVLELAAQGKIATPIARLFPFGDLVGAHRLSETGHLRGKIVVQGV
- a CDS encoding transcriptional regulator, whose amino-acid sequence is MLADPTRFHLLWLLTQGPADVGTLVAATGANRTAVSQHLAKLRLSGLVATRKEARNVVYSIIDGHLIRLILEGMNHADHRVTGEPVHEE
- a CDS encoding MarR family transcriptional regulator, translating into MNRATEPPAGDQPGSPIVRDYPLSAAILAIGHGQRSLAASLLGGLGLFPGQELLLMQLWDQDGLSQKSLGAPQRLDHSTVAKSVRRLEAAGLITRSRSATDGRVTLVFLTDAGRALRGPVTEAWSRLQETVAAGLTDEEQDEFTRLARKILDGMDRAGLEAPQTP
- a CDS encoding oxidoreductase, encoding MSTRTIGIIMNGVSGRMGYRQHLVRSILAIRDQGGVLLADGTRVQVEPILVGRNEVKLAELAAKHGIEHYSTDLDSVLADPTWEIYADFLVTKARSAAIRKAIAAGKAIYTEKPTAETAEDALELANLAEAAGIKNGVVHDKLYLPGMQKLKRLVDSGFFGRILSVRGEFGYWVFEGGWQDAQRPSWNYRAEDGGGIVVDMFPHWSYVLENLFGKVESVYARAVTHIDERVDEQGRPYRATADDAAYAVFELEGGIVAQLNSSWTVRVNRDELVQFQVDGTHGSAVVGLFGCKIQPRNATPKPVWNPDLEDTHDYDADWIDVPTNEVFENGFKTQWEEFLRHVLEDGPHPYDFLAGARGMYLAEQGLESSRTGRRLDLQDVRTTASSLEEAITLA
- the lacI_1 gene encoding LacI family transcriptional regulator encodes the protein MSAPASKSPATLHDVAREAGVSLATASRSLNGSARKVNEAYRQRVVEAAQRLGYTTNLFAQAVAKGSTTTVALLVADIADPYFSSIAAGVIDAASEEGLVVTIAVTGRNAERELDTVRALRGQRPRVMILAGSRTTGSAFEQHLRAELSSFEDTGGKVAFISQDAAPFATVLLDNRGGARHLAVTLAGLGYRDFAVIAGPPEIRTSAERLDGFTAGLAEHGISLPPERVVHADFTRDGGYRGTQELLASGAPVDLVFAANDVMAVGVVSALRDAGIVPGEGVGVAGYDDIPTVRDITPALTTVRIPLEDVGRRALQLATGTAYDGGTAEAGAGPAPISTETIIRGSTPRR
- a CDS encoding sugar phosphate isomerase; the encoded protein is MSTPNGRLSINQATIKYAPLADALQVTADAGITSIGLWRDSVQAASLPEAGRLLADSGLRFSSLCRGGFFTVPEGGARRAAMDDNRRAIEETAHLAASGAPGSVAVLVMVAGGIPQGSRDIAGARSMVQDALAELAPDAEAAGVTLALEPLHPMYASDRAVISTLKQALDLAAPFSPAAVGVVVDTFHVWWDPELFAQIERAGAEGRIASYQVCDWKTPLAADVLLSRHYPGDGVIDFAAITRAVQAAGYAGDIEVELFNQDIWDTPPAEAVARTVEGFEAHVSAHLGLLSGDLRR
- a CDS encoding transcriptional regulator; this translates as MDLFPPSNELGATLGRIRGLVLTQETAQHAVDLLAQVTQETTSNASGAGVSLIHESQRTSVGATDALVRTADDLQYTLSEGPCLTAWSTRSPVTIDDTTIDVRFPQWSAAAAGAGVRSCFSVPLLRGRDSLGAMKVYSTVPAAFDDADRARLTSLSIAASALLGHVQTSETSTRISSELRESLRSRDLVGIAKGILMEREGLSESEALAALTARARSTGVPFRQLTADIVNGHGDHGTRDALR
- a CDS encoding MFS transporter encodes the protein MLSVLRSTAYRNLFTAQVVALLGTGLLTVALGLLAFDLAGERAGAVLGTALTIKMIAYVLVAPVMAAAIERLPRKVVLVAADGVRAVIALSLPFLDQVWQVYVLVFLLQSASATFTPAFQALIPLVLPAEKDYTRALSLSRLAYDVESLVSPLLAAALLSVLSYSDLFLGTMLGFLASSLMVLVTRLPVIPAVADQGSLLHRTTLGTRIFLQEPSLRGLLALNLVVAAATALVLVNTVVYARNLFPGTNTDVALALAVYGAGSMLVAFLAPRALESIPDRTFMLIGAVILPAGVLGAAVVAGSGSPWWLFLALWTVLGVGTSMISTPSSRLLRRVATDATRGFLFTAQFSLSHACFMLTYPIAGWVGAAAGQPVAALCLAVLATGGTVAALVSWPAAGTAPAARSEARAGR